From Litorilinea aerophila:
ACAGAGGATCTGGCAGGAAAGGCGGACGCCGGTGAGGCCGCGCTCGGCCAGCTTCTCTTTTTCGGCCACGGTCATCTTCTCGGGCTCGCCTTCGATAAATTCCACCCGGCAGGTGGTGCAGCGGCAGTTGCCGCCGCAGGCGTGGAGCTGGTCGACGCCGGCTTCATCTTCCAGCGCCAGGACCAGGCGCTTGCCCATGGGGACCTCAAAGGTGCCAAAGCCTTCCACTGTCAACTTGGGCATGGTGCATCCTTTCTGTGA
This genomic window contains:
- a CDS encoding 2Fe-2S iron-sulfur cluster-binding protein, with product MPKLTVEGFGTFEVPMGKRLVLALEDEAGVDQLHACGGNCRCTTCRVEFIEGEPEKMTVAEKEKLAERGLTGVRLSCQILCEQDMTVRAISRLEGSGRPDPGPRPEPDIHPEPVWTTR